The region CATCTCGTCCGCCTGCTGCAGCAGGAAGATGGAAACGACGAGCAGGATCACCGTCGTGGCGATGCCGATTCCGCCCTTGAGGGCGCGGCGACGCTCCTCGAGGAGCAGCATCAGCGCTCCGGAGACGAGCGGCAGCACGATCGGCACGATGATCAGGTGGTCGATCATGTCCTTCATCGCACATCCTCCCGACCGTCGACGTGGTCGGTTCCCGTGAGCCCCCGCGAGGCCAGAAGGACGACGAGAAACAGGGCCGTCATCGCGAAGCTGATGACGATGGCGGTGAGGACCAGTGCCTGCGGCAACGGATCGGCATAGAGGGCCGGATCGACGGCCTCGGCGCTCTCCAGCACCGGCGGCGCTCCGATGCGAAGCCGGCCCATGCCGAAGATGAACAGGTTCACCGCATAGGAGACCAGGGACAGGCCGATGATGACCTGGAATGTGCGGGGGCGCAGCAGCAGCCACACGCCCGAGGCGGTGAGAATGCCGATGGCAAGGGCGAAGATGAGCTCCATCATGCATTCTCCTTCGTTAGGCCGGACGGCGCGGTCGGGACGGGCGGCCGGGCGGCTCGCGGGACGCGGAGCGACTGGTGCGCCAAGGCGATCAGGATGAGCACCGTGGCGCCGACCACGACCGCGAAGACGCCGAGATCGAACAGGAGCGCGGAGGCGGCGGGGACCTTCCCGATCACCGGCAGGTCCAGGTACTGGAAATGCGACGTCAGGAACGGATAGCCGAAGAGCAGGGCGCCGAGGCCCGTGAAGGCCGCGCAGAGCAGGCCGAAGCCCATCCACCGGATCGGCAGGATCCTGAGCCGCGCCTCGAGCCACCGGGTGCCTCCCGCCATGTATTGCAGGATCAGCGCGATCGACATCGTGACGCCGGCCGCGAAGCCTCCACCCGGCAGGTCGTG is a window of Microvirga lotononidis DNA encoding:
- a CDS encoding Na+/H+ antiporter subunit C translates to MELIFALAIGILTASGVWLLLRPRTFQVIIGLSLVSYAVNLFIFGMGRLRIGAPPVLESAEAVDPALYADPLPQALVLTAIVISFAMTALFLVVLLASRGLTGTDHVDGREDVR